In the genome of Notamacropus eugenii isolate mMacEug1 chromosome 7, mMacEug1.pri_v2, whole genome shotgun sequence, the window gccaACCCTAAAGCTCTATGTAGTTCTTATTCTTATTGTTTTTAACAATCCCATGTACAGAAAATTTGAATCCGTTTGTGTCCCTGTTTTAGGTGCTCACATAACAAACATTGTTATTTCTGAAGGGCTTCAAGGTTGGCAAAGCACCTTCCTGAGGCTCAGAAGAGTGACTTTAGAgggtcatacatttagagctggatgaggaaatcaagaaggTCCAGAGACATGTCCAggttctcacagctagtaagtgcttttGTCTGCCACAGGCCAGCATTGTGCTAGATGCCAGGGATGCAAAAGTGAAAACTGGAACGGATTTTGCCCACCTTGTGGAGAAGACAACCTGCGCACATGAATATGTACAAACACTAACATTTCCATTTACgaagaatagaaaaagagcatTGTgcttgaaaaaaggaaaaagaaaaagatgattgtgGTCATGCAGGGTCTGTGAAAGCATGCATCTCTTTACTCTGTACAGCTgacttttttaaagtttgtattaAATTTAACACCACACTGACTGTGCTTGTCTTTGCCTGTTCCtcaacttccttctgctctctgtTTGGCCATGTCTGAAAGGTAAGTCCCTGTGCACGCCTCCAGCCCACCACCTTACCAGGGAGTGGATGCTGTACTCGGTGCATTATTGTAGCCTTTGTTTGAATTGTTCCGGATCTGCTTTCTTCACCCTGCATCTGTTCGTGCACATCTTCCAGGTTTCTGTGAATTTATCCCTTCTGTCATTTCTTGGGGGTaaagcaatattccattacattcacatgccataaTTTGGTCATTCATTCCTCAGTTCGTGGGgacctactttgtttccacttctttgctataacaaaaagctgctataaacatcttTGTATTTACCCCTTTCTTTAGGGTATGTATGTCTAGTAGTGGGATTAAGGAGTCAACTGGTATGCACATGGTTTAGCAACTTTgaggggcataattccaaatgaaTTTCCAGAGTTGTTGAACTACATCACAGCCCCAGCAACAGTGCATCATCGTGCCTGTTTTGCAACAGTTCCTCCagcaatttgtcattttctttttttgtcatctttgccaatctgatgggtatgaggtagaacctTAAGAGTGGTTTAAGTTTGCAATTCTCATTATTAGTAGTTTGGAGCATTTTTACATGGCTCTTGATGACTTTgggtttcttcttttgaaatggaATTATTTGTCTTTGTTCCATAAACCAAACCCTTATTGCAAGAATTTGATTAAaagttttttccccattcaacccttttccttattatttctgtgttaattttgtttgtgcagaagttTTTTagtttgatataatcaaaattttctattttaccattTGTAATTATCTCTATCCCTCACTTGATTAAGTATTCTTAATACATCTCCTACTCATCCATAAAAAGTATATGATCTGCTTTTgtccaaatttaaaaaatgatatatcCAGTCTTTTAGGTCGTGTAtacatttagaatgtattgtgaaATATAGTGTATAAGGTGTTAGTCTAAGCctcatttctgccagactgctttcgtTTTCCCcgcaggtttttctttttttaacacaTAGGGAGTTCCCTCCCAAATAATTTATGTTATCCAGTTTGTTAAACACTTGAGTTATTGAGTTCTGCCGTTTCTGGTTCTCTCTTGTCTAGTCTGTTCTAACTGGGTTGCCTCTTTCCTTCCTAACCAGCACCATCAAGAACATCAGTTCTGATGACTGAGGCTTGAGACCTGAACGTGCTGTGgcgtcttcctccctccccccacctcttccCATCATTTCATGTGACACTCTACATCTCTTATTTtcacatgaattttgttactgttttatCAAGTTTTGTAAAGTTTCCCTTTGGTGATTTGATGGACACATTTTAGAAGTATGAGCTAACTTTGATACTGTGACAGTCTTGATATTGGCTCAACCCTGTGAGCGCTGCCTCCTTCTCCAGCTGCTTTTTGTTTCTGTGAAGGAGTGACTTGTAGTTGAAGCTATACAAGTCTCTTGTGCTTTGTTAGATTGATCCCCAGCTGCTTTATGcaatttgtagttatttggaatgggatttcctgtttttattgttgttctgtAAAAATGCTGTTGCTTTTTGAGGGTATCTTTTGTAGCCTGTAACTTTGTCGAAGCCATTAATGGTCCGGACACAGTTTTCACAGCACTGTGCCAGGTTTTTATATTCATCTTCTGTTCCTGGCCTTGCTTCCAGCTTCTGTATATATCTTCTAAACTTTACTGGTTGGAGAGCTCCCTGTGCATCCACATGAACCTCTACAACAAATCCCTTTTTCTTCTTCGTGGAAATTGTTGCcttttgtatcttcagaattttGCCTAGTTTTGCTCTAAACCCTTTGCAGTTTGCTTTGCCTAAATTTTGGGATCATTTCAGATTGTGCTCCGATTTCCTCTCCTTTTTGATCGCAAACTGTAGGGCAGAGTGAGTGGTCACTTCCCCAAAGGGTTCCCATAATTTCCACCTCagtaattatttcttctttcctttcattttttaaaactattttttcaatccataagcatttattttctttctcttctacctcATGCTCccctactagaaaaaaaaaaaaagaaaaacagaactttTGTGATAAATAGAGTGAGTCTTTGTGCCCGCTGAGTCCCTTCAGTCCCTGTCAGGAAGTGAGAGCATGCTGTCTCCCCAgccctctggaattgtggttggtcattgcattgattagactTCCAGTTCTTTCACCGTTCATTTTACACGTTACTGCAGCTATATAAATGGCtgccctggttctgctcacttcccccaGGTCTttgcaggtttctctgaaatcatccctttgGTCCTTTTTCACAGCATGacattattccattacattcatatgccacaatttgattttttgttctccaattgatgggtacctcTTGGTTGACATTTCTTTTCAGGAGACAATGTTTAATTGTACTTTAAAGGCACATTTTTTCACATAAGAAAAGTCTCCCCTTTGTGTTCTgttggtgttttattttgtgtgaaGTCAGGTCAGGTGGGTCCCTGTGCTGGGTCTCAGTCTTTACTTGTCCCTACCTGTAACCCGACCTAAGTACCCAGACCCTAAGTACCCAGGGAAGGGACCCTGGAGATCAGCTGCTCTGGCCTCATCACTGGCCCATCTCCCTTGGTTTTCCCCTGTTGAGGATGGGGTCTGGGCCCAAGGCCTGTGGCTCACTAGGTCCTGCCTTGTATCTGCAGTGGAACTCTGCTGCCTTTCTGATCTGGTGAGCCTCATTTCAGCCAATTGTGGAGGGGACGAGGAGTGACTGAGAAGCTCCATGGACAGTATCCAGGCAGGGGATCTCTTGTCCTCTGGCTACATTGTGCTGATGTTAGCTCTTCTGCTCTGTAGAGAAAATTCTGCTCCGGGACATCCAGGCCTTGACCCTACACCGAGACCGATTCACCACTGCTCGGAGGACGGCACCCATCCCTCAGCTACAGTGCCTTGGAGGCTCTGCCGGGTGTCCAGCCCACATCCCTGAAATCGTGCAGTGCCGCAACAAAGGCTGGGATGGCTTTGATGTTCAGGTACTGGCCATAGGAGGTCTGGGAGGAGGGGTATGTGGGGGAACCACCAGAGGGTAGCCTGTCCAGGCATTGGGGCTGGCAGGTGCCTGTTCATTCATCTAGGATAGACTGCCTCCATTTCAGAGGCAGAAACTCAAGtctcaaaaagggaaatgacttgtctagggccaTGCAGGGAGTCACACTGAGTCCTCTAACTTAATTGTTTTGATCCTTAAATCTTCTTTGATGTACTGTGACCATTCAGCCTCAGAGGACCTCATTTGCTGTCATTAGAAGCATGATGTCCTGGTGGTCGAGAATCTTCTTTGAATGAGGTCcctcagacctgagttcaagccctgaCTCCCATAtgtactgattgtgtgacctgggcaagtcatgaaaCTTCTTGGTGGCATTTGgccctgcccctccctccccccactccatccAGTGTCCAGAGATTTAGGGAGAGGGGATAGCAGGTATTGATCTGTATTGGGAGAGGGTATTTCTTCACTGGAATCTCAGGGTCTggttcccctcccttcctctcccccaagaAAAAGGCAGAATAGATTTTATTTATCCCAGAATCAGGATGCTCAGAGAGAGATCCCCTTGATCCAGGGCCCCCCCTTTCTATAGAGAGGATCAGGACCAGGCCTGGAGGGAAGTGACAGGGACTTTGCCAATAATCAGAGGAGGTCGATTGTCTGCTCTCTGCCCCCTGCAGTGGGAGTGCAAAGCAGAGCTTGACACGTCCTATCGATTTGGCAAGACTGCCGTGAGCTGTGAGGGCTACGATTACCCTGACGACCCCTATGTGCTCCGAGGCTCCTGTGGCTTGGAATTCAACTTGGAGCTGACTGAGCAAGGCCGGAAGAAGTACAAAGATGCCAGCGGTGGCAGCGCCGGCGGCCACGGGAACACCTATGGCTCCAGCTACTTCCCCGGGTACGTTGAGAAGATGGACTCCCCCGTGCCCTCCAGCACCAGAGGCCTCTTGGCAGTTGTCATCTTGCTGGTGCTGGCCTTGGGCATTTATAAGCTCTTCCTGAAAGCCCAGAATGAGGATCTCCCCCCGCCCTACACTGAGCATCCCCAGGACCACCAGAGGTTCTTCCAGGCGTCCCCACCCccgcctcctcctcccccaggctTCAAGTCCTATTTCACAGGTATGTGGCTATGGCTCCTTTCCCCCAAGGGATGGCTTCCAGTGTCTCTTGTGAGCATGGTGACTGTTGCTGTGTCCTTGGAAGGAACTGAATGTCACCATCCCCCAGAGTTTGCTGGGTTGGGGGGGGTTCCAGGGCATTTTGAAGACCCCATGATCCCCAGGTTAAAAGTAGGACTGTAGGGAGCTTGAAGCCTTGGCCATGAGTTAGAGCATTCATATGACTTGGTGATGCTGCCACACCTGTGGTGGGttggtagagtgccaggcctggagccaggaagactcatctttctgagtttaaatctggcctcagaccgttactatctgtgtgaccctgagcaagtcacttaaccctgtttgcctcagttcctcatctgtaaaatgagctggagaaggaaacagcaaaaacccccagtggggccacgaagagtcagacacaactcaacaacagccaATTTTGCCACACCAGCACAGtgatcattttttctcatttgtgaaataggtGATCTTCAGGGTTCCTTCCAGCAGTAAACCCATGATCCTGTGAAATCCAAGGTGGAGCGACCTTGCAGATGGTCctgtccaaatctctcattttactgatcaagaaactgaggcccagcttAATTAAGGGAGCTGAGTTAGAGATTCTGGTGCTCAGGAACCTCTGCATAGGGAGGGGACCACTGACTGGGGGGAGCTGGGGAAGAGGAGTCAAGATGTGGGGGCAGGCGGGCACAGGGAGAACCAatgcacattttcttttattctgaaatATTCCCTTTGGGCCCTGGAGAGGGGGAGGCTTGTTTCTTATGGACTGTGGTAtagaggaaagaagaatggatTGGAAGTTGGAGGGCCTGACTTTGAGTCTTGTCCTACGAGCCTGGTTTTCATGGAGAATCTTGGCTCGGGGGGGCGCTTCCTAAGAGCTGATTGGCCAGGGAACGTGTGGAGGGAGCCTCACTTGTCCTGGGCTGGCCTCCCCTGAGAAGGAGATTCTGGGCTAAcgcttgtctctgctttttgcATTAGCATCGGGTACCCCCGGATGGGGCTTTGGCAACTCTTTCACGGGTCCCCAAGCGTTTGGCCAATCTGGCCCTGGATTCTGGACTGGATTGGGGACTGGTGGCCTTTTAGGCTACTTGTTCGGAAACAACAGGTACGCTGTCCCCACCgttatctctctcccttcctttgggCTGTGCATCCTGGAATCCTCCTCATCTTAGGATTTTAATGGGAGGGAACTGAACTTTACTCATCTGGTTTCATGCAAGTAACAGGATGGGTATTGGAAAAAGAGCTGAGGATTTTGGGTCAGAATTTCCTATAAATAAAGGGCTAAGGCTCCTTTTCTCTCCGTTGCTTGATACAGTTCTAGACATACTTGAcagtaagacaagagaaagaaacaaaggcagagagacaaaCAAGGAGGCAGCACCACTGCCCGTGTTTGCTTCAGACATGATCCTTTACTTGGAAAAGCTTAGGGAATGATGAGGCTCATCACTGGCAATGAGTCACAGTGCCTGGTGCGTAGTAGGCAGCTGGTGAATGCTGCTTGACTAACAGTTCTTTTGACATTGTGATAACAAACTCCAGAATCCAGAACTTAGAATGCAGAAGGAAGCCCTGtccaaaataactacagaatgctGCAGATATGTGGGCGTGCCTGGATAGCTGTATTACAAAATGCTCCTTAAGCTAGGAGTGTGGATGTGCTCCAGCGCTCCCTAGTCCCACAGAGGCTGAGGCTGGTAGATCTTGTGAGCTCAGGAGTTCTAACTACAGTGGGCTAAGCCATCTGCCCTCCAGAGACGTGTTGGGAATAGAGCAGGTCAGAGCTACTGTGCTGGCGGGTGGTGAGGTCGGGCCCCAGAGTGGCCACTgcatttccagcctgggtgagaGGGGGAGACCTGGTCTGCAGACATCCCCAACAAAGAAATATCAAAAGACTTAAATAACTGATGGAATATTTGCCAATAAAGTTACAAGGGCAGTACTATCCAAAGGACTGAGTGG includes:
- the SARAF gene encoding store-operated calcium entry-associated regulatory factor, whose protein sequence is MAPAAPAPARAGAPLWGGRCPAPLGALLLLLLLPRPSPALAWDQSEKILLRDIQALTLHRDRFTTARRTAPIPQLQCLGGSAGCPAHIPEIVQCRNKGWDGFDVQWECKAELDTSYRFGKTAVSCEGYDYPDDPYVLRGSCGLEFNLELTEQGRKKYKDASGGSAGGHGNTYGSSYFPGYVEKMDSPVPSSTRGLLAVVILLVLALGIYKLFLKAQNEDLPPPYTEHPQDHQRFFQASPPPPPPPPGFKSYFTASGTPGWGFGNSFTGPQAFGQSGPGFWTGLGTGGLLGYLFGNNRATPLSNTWTHPAYPPPYFNTWNSPVPPSAPVNSRNSGSSSGSDTGTRTTSGFAATKRR